GCGTTTGTGACCATCGTTCCATGGGCCTGTACGAGGCACCACTACTCAGAGATTATTAGACGAAATGGAGTTTCTCCAACCTGGTGGGGGTTTTTCACTGCAATGAGTGCATTCAGCAACTTGGGTCTGTCTTTGACCGCTGATTCAATGGTTTCCTTTGATACTGCGCCGTATCCGCTGATTTTCATGAtgttcttcatcatcatagGCAATACAGGCTTCCCAATTATGTTACGATTTATCATTTGGATCATGTTCAAGACCTCGAGAGACCTATCTCAGTTTAAGGAAAGTCTTGGGTTTCTCTTGGATCATCCGCGCAGGTGTTTTACGTTGCTGTTCCCCAGCGGCCCCACATGGTGGCTGTTTACAACTTTAGTCGTCTTAAACGCTACGGATTGGATTCTTTTCATAATTCTGGATTTCAACTCCGCTGTAGTAAGGCAGGTTGCTAAAGGTTATCGAGCTCTCATGGGCCTCTTCCAGTCTGTATGCACAAGAACTGCTGGATTCAACGTTGTTGACTTAAGTAAATTACACCCGTCCATTCAGGTGTCTTATATGCTAATGATGTACGTTTCGGTCCTGCCGCTGGCGATTTCCATTAGAAGAACGAATGTTTATGAGGAGCAATCGTTGGGACTATACGATAGTGGACAAGATGACGAAAATATCACCCACGAAGACGATATAAAGGAAACAGACCATGATGGCGAATCCGAAGAGCGAGACACTGTATCTACAAAGTCCAAGCCGAAGAAACAGTCCCCAAAATCGTTTGTTGGTGCTCATTTGAGGAGGCAACTCTCTTTTGATTTATGGTACCTATTCCTTGGATTATTTATAATATGCATATGCGAGGGCAGAAAAATCGAAGACGTTAATAAACCTGATTTCAATGTCTTTGCTATATTGTTTGAAGTTGTTAGCGCTTATGGTACAGTGGGTTTGTCATTGGGTTACCCAAACACCAACACATCACTATCTGCCCAGTTCACCGTATTATCGAAGCTAGTCATAATTGCCATGCTAATAAGAGGAAGAAATAGAGGTTTACCATACACTTTGGATCGTGCCATCATGCTGCCAAGTGACAAACTGGAACAAATTGATCGTTTACAAGATATGAAAGCTAAGGGTAAGTTGTTAGCCAAAGTTGGTGAGGATCCAATGACTACTTACGTCAAAAAGAGATCCCacaaactgaaaaaaatagcaaCAAAGTTTTGGGGGAAGCATTAAAATCAAGTTTACCCCTCTTTACCTACATAAGAGCCAACGTAATTTTCTCTCAGTATTATATGTATTATCTCCGAagtttattattctttaacgaaatataaaagaaaaataagaaagatTAAGACCCTAAAAGGTGTACCACTACGATTCAACAAGCACAACGAATCCTATCCGTAATATACTTTTGATTTCTGACTATTctagaaaaattttagttcattttttttccctcttTTTActtattgtatttttcacAATTGAATTGCATTTTGTCCCCTACGAAAAAAGGCAGAAAACGAGATCTAAACCACTTTCAGATcagaataataataataataataaccaACCAAAGCCATCAACAGGTCCACTAGAAGCATCTGCCAAGTTACGACCTAAGCAAAGGTTTGAGTGAAAAGTGAATTGCGACAGTACAATCACAAAAGTATAGAAACATAATTGTTATGGAAAACAAACTACTTTGTTGGTGGTTGTACTGGCCATGCGTGTATTCATCTATTATAGCTACCATAATATCTTTTTACACCATAACTAGACACTTATTAAATTACCGTAAACCATATGAACAAAGACTATCCATACGGATACTATTGCTCGTGCCCATTTTTAGTGTGTCATGCGCAAGTGGCATAATTAAGCCTGAAGCAGCTCAATTTTATGTCGATCCTATCAGAGAATTTTATGAAGCATTCGTTATTTACACTTTTTTCACATTTTTAACACTACTACTAGGAGGCGAGAGGAACATCATTACTGTTTTAAGCTTAAATCACGCCCCCACAAGACATCCGATACCGCTAATAGGTAAAATTTGCAAACCGATAGACTTATCTGATccttttgattttctttttgtcaAAAAAGGCATATTACAGTATGTTTGGTTCAAACcattttattgttttggTACATTGATATGCAGTGCATGGAAGCTACCCAAATTcgaaatatttttgaacgttttttataatatttcaGTGACTTGGTCACTGTATAGTTTAGCACTATTTTGGAAGTGTCTCTATCCGGAATTAACTCCTTATAAACCATGgttgaaatttttatgTGTCAAATTGATTATTTTTGCCTCTTATTGGCAGAGCATCATAATCCAGGGTCTAGTGGTTACTGGAAAGTTGGGTACGGGAAACCAAGATCGAACCTCTGGATATGTGTACAAGAATGGGCTCCTGTGTATAGAGATGGTGCCTTTCGCCATCTTGCATGCAGTAGCTTTCCCTTGGAACAAATACACAGCATTTAGCATACCTTATGGGGCCAGGATGAAATTCATTTACgctttgaaagattttcttGGTTGCGGTGATCTAATATGGGATTTTAAACAGACTTTGTTTGCTGGTCCCTTGTACTATAATTATAGGAACTTCGATCCTGAAGCCATGGATCTATTAAGCACTAGACAACAATCCGGTGCGACTATGGAAAGACTAAAGCATGGGCTAAGATTTACTGATAATGGAAGAAATAGTTATTGGGTGGCATATGGGAGTATAGATAACAACCTTGTTCCGGAATCAATAGAGGAATCATGGGAAGATGATATTGCTGGTCAGAGAACTTTTCCTGAGGATCCAAATTATCCGGTTGTTCACGACTACACGATGGGCCATCGATATAGTAGATCAATGAATGATTTAAGAAGAGATGTTCAAAGTAGGTCATCAATGGCTTGTTAAATGAGTCGTTAAATGTACGTATATACATAGTTACTGCGCTTTCGGTTatatacaaaataaaacaacaTCTACAAGcaatgcttttttttcaattattgTAACTTGGATGCTTATTCtaataaaatgaaataaatgcTACTGTAATTTTTTGCCGGAGGATTGGCTATATATGCAGAGTGGGAGTTGGACGATATcaccattattattatttttctattattaCCATTGGACTTGTCTTTTGCAGCAACAAAAGTggcagcagcagcaacagcaccaccaccaatgcATTTTGGCCTTGCCTTTTATAAGTtgtcaaaaaaagttgacCTCGAAAAGGGGAAAAAAcatcaatttttcattaaaaaatgcTTAGCACATTCATATGCAGTCCAAGAAATGGCAGTGGCTGGTATATTAGCCACTATCCTTGGTTTCAAACCTCGCCAAAACCCCTTCCAACCATGAACCTCCAGTATGGCTCTTGAGGCTCTACCAAAAGTGTTCGCATCCTTCATTATTTCGATGGAGACAGTTTCGCTGCCTCTAACCTGTAATACAGTCTTTATGCAATCCAACGGTGTAGTTAACGCAGCACATGTTGCACCACTTATCCCACCGCAAAGACAATGAATCAATGGATTGTAGGAATTTTGTGGGTTGAAGAATTTGCTGGCAGATTCATATATCATGAAATTGAACGCTGCAAATGGGATATTCATGGCCAATGTTGTGGGATAGGAGTAGTAAAATGCTGCAAAGCCTTcattttgatatatttgCTTAGTAACATTCCAAACTCTTAGATTAGTATCCAATTGTAGTCTTTGTTTAACGGTGTCAAAGGGGTTCATCAATGCATCCGCAGCAATGGTAGCAATGGTACCACTCAGTGCGGTCTTCATTGGTTGATGAGT
The nucleotide sequence above comes from Saccharomyces cerevisiae S288C chromosome XI, complete sequence. Encoded proteins:
- the HFL1 gene encoding Hfl1p (Vacuole membrane protein that interacts with Atg8p; functions in the vacuolar membrane recruitment of Atg8p to facilitate the degradation of vacuolar integral membrane proteins during early-stationary vacuole turnover (EVT), a general degradation process for vacuolar integral membrane proteins when cells enter stationary phase; null mutant is defective in stationary phase-induced vacuolar microdomain formation; homolog of S. pombe hfl1; homolog of human TMEM184), which gives rise to MENKLLCWWLYWPCVYSSIIATIISFYTITRHLLNYRKPYEQRLSIRILLLVPIFSVSCASGIIKPEAAQFYVDPIREFYEAFVIYTFFTFLTLLLGGERNIITVLSLNHAPTRHPIPLIGKICKPIDLSDPFDFLFVKKGILQYVWFKPFYCFGTLICSAWKLPKFEIFLNVFYNISVTWSLYSLALFWKCLYPELTPYKPWLKFLCVKLIIFASYWQSIIIQGLVVTGKLGTGNQDRTSGYVYKNGLLCIEMVPFAILHAVAFPWNKYTAFSIPYGARMKFIYALKDFLGCGDLIWDFKQTLFAGPLYYNYRNFDPEAMDLLSTRQQSGATMERLKHGLRFTDNGRNSYWVAYGSIDNNLVPESIEESWEDDIAGQRTFPEDPNYPVVHDYTMGHRYSRSMNDLRRDVQSRSSMAC
- the MRS4 gene encoding Fe(2+) transporter (Iron transporter of the mitochondrial carrier family; mediates Fe2+ transport across the inner mitochondrial membrane; active under low-iron conditions; may transport other cations; protein abundance increases in response to DNA replication stress; MRS4 has a paralog, MRS3, that arose from the whole genome duplication), which translates into the protein MNTSELSIAEEIDYEALPSHAPLHSQLLAGAFAGIMEHSLMFPIDALKTRVQAAGLNKAASTGMISQISKISTMEGSMALWKGVQSVILGAGPAHAVYFGTYEFCKARLISPEDMQTHQPMKTALSGTIATIAADALMNPFDTVKQRLQLDTNLRVWNVTKQIYQNEGFAAFYYSYPTTLAMNIPFAAFNFMIYESASKFFNPQNSYNPLIHCLCGGISGATCAALTTPLDCIKTVLQVRGSETVSIEIMKDANTFGRASRAILEVHGWKGFWRGLKPRIVANIPATAISWTAYECAKHFLMKN